The Oncorhynchus tshawytscha isolate Ot180627B linkage group LG08, Otsh_v2.0, whole genome shotgun sequence genome window below encodes:
- the kif15 gene encoding kinesin-like protein KIF15-B — protein MNTKGKESVDCSMQHQQITHSGDSDSIKVFVRVRPLTQGTGLTTDGDQGLCLTVTSPNTIRLHSKPEPRTFTYDHVADMDITQDSVFSSVAKNIVESCINGYNGTIFAYGQTGSGKTFTMLGPSDFDNFTDDQRGVIPRSFEYLFFLINREVERSENAKSFLCKCSFIEIYNEQIYDLLDSASASLFLRENIKKGVFVEGAVEKFVTSAAEAYQVLSMGWRNRRVASTSMNRESSRSHAVFTMTLESKETAKEVVNIRTSQLNLVDLAGSERQRDTHTEGSRLKEASSINRSLMCLGQVIMALVDVSNGKSRHICYRDSKLTFLLRDSLGGNAKTYIIANVHPGSKCFGETLSTLQFAQRAKLIKNKAMINEDTQGNVRQLQTEVKKLKEQLAQALFAQTHSGGDMAPGGPQIPIDLTEGSLDASYKTQFLEAVRLWKKCENDKQMLLQKVAQLEEAWSQKEKFIHSNRMILKFREEHISRLEKSLKGGQGLLSDPQSQALVDQLKDEIKILRDQIAHHPKMTRYAAENYSLREENRQLRSLESVRRAKEAAGQAAAELEEEFQRALETEWSAGAQLSYSTPVTAENISAISMERLKAQFLQKQTELTATIQAFEEYKELTKKQMSELESETRYLDKSNKHLENILEATKAHKKLEVSQLNKIHFETIKILTTPTKAYNLRTRLVPLSSPDHLNVNGRGDEDLDDIQSEQPPPAMTEMACEALTEELQQVQEQASQMQTLLDQEELKSRKLLQQIVKLEEQVTGMMEEFSCKDELLSTERSGWNREQLSLQETISNLEQNLQAERRTREVLKSEVHDLRLVLQSSDRELAAVKKELCEGQSEQQKETSHLSSSLISTQLQLQEVQREWEQLLEQQRSLQDAFDQLQAEAKFDADQSRQQLEEKRQEVTAQQAQITELTNALQSEREHTSNLTSQLKEDKESTLEKLVQTMEQNAVLRKQVSDLTTQSQQQASNMESLEQNLTAANGTITSLEQKIAQDKEFVLELINQTRDLRSELGEKDQCLAMLSGDVKDLTAKYSAACSEREEIKEHNNRMQAELLNLREAAERKVASNLIEVEVLQEEVVYATEEVERLTKVLDEQAGLLQASQDQTAQKEAIIQTLQEKLKQQQEAVERTVRGESANRIPQSSVTPKVLPQTPHTPRSFNTDLSQVLECQERELENRRSSMLTMEVLLTELNSERAAKNEEIQRLKGQLNEKEIMRLEIQVLLDQFYTKQNQLAQNENTNCEVLNEAIHQNVLRELQEERREKSTVIQRLTEARERLQSQESLLAQSHICVQELTNELRNRCLELRELSTKEHDKERLLQEVEVLRKQVDHLSEENGKLVGHKNHKQRIEYLVKLKKENTKLQEENEKLRSEMSVRENA, from the exons ATGAATACGAAGGGAAAGG AATCTGTCGATTGCTCAATGCAGCATCAACAAATAACCCACAG tggtgatagtgactCGATCAAAGTGTTTGTTCGGGTGAGACCTCTGACCCAGGGGACTGGCCTGACCACTGATGGAGACCAAGGCCTCTGTCTCACAGTCACCTCTCCCAACACCATTCGCCTACACTCCAAGCCGGAGCCACGGACATTCACCTATGACCATGTTGCTGACATGGACATCACTCAG GATTCTGTATTCTCCAGTGTGGCAAAGAACATTGTTGAGTCATGTATTAATGGATACAATGGCACCATTTTTGCCTA CGGACAAACTGGCTCTGGAAAAACATTCACAATGCTTG GTCCGTCTGATTTCGACAACTTTACTGATGACCAACGGGGAGTTATCCCTCGAAGTTTTGAGTACCTGTTTTTCCTCATCAACAGGGAGGTAGAAAGG TCTGAGAATGCCAAAAGCTTCCTGTGCAAATGCTCCTTCATTGAGATCTACAACGAGCAGATCTATGACCTGCTGGACAGCGCCTCAGCCAGCCTGTTCCTCAGAGAGAACATCAAGAAGGGGGTGTTTGTGGAAGGGGCTGTAGAGAAGTTTGTCACTTCAGCTGCTGAAGCTTACCAG GTGCTGTCGATGGGCTGGCGTAATCGGCGCGTGGCCTCTACCTCCATGAACAGAGAGTCCTCACGGTCCCATGCAGTCTTCACCATGACTCTGGAGTCCAAGGAGACTGCTAAGGAGGTGGTGAACATTCGCACATCCCAGCTGAACTTGGTGGACCTGGCAGGGtcggagaggcagagagacacacacacagagggttcCAGACTCAAG GAGGCCAGCAGCATCAACCGCTCCCTCATGTGCCTGGGTCAGGTGATCATGGCGCTGGTGGATGTGTCTAATGGGAAGAGCCGGCATATCTGCTACAGGGACTCCAAACTCACCTTCTTGCTTCGG GACTCTCTTGGAGGAAATGCTAAGACCTACATTATAGCCAATGTGCACCCAGGCTCTAAGTGCTTTGGGGAAACTCTATCCACCTTACAGTTTGCCCAGAGAGCCAAGTTGATCAAAAACAAG GCCATGATCAACGAAGACACGCAGGGGAATGTGAGGCAGCTTCAGACTGAGGTGAAAAAGCTGAAGGAGCAGCTAGCTCAGGCTCTCTTTGCCCAGACACACAGTGGGGGAGACATGGCCCCAGGAGGGCCCCAGATTCCCATTG ACCTCACTGAAGGCAGTCTTGATGCCTCATACAAGACACAGTTTTTAGAAGCTGTGCGTCTGTGGAAAAAGTGTGAAAACGACAAGCAG ATGCTGCTCCAGAAGGTGGCTCAGCTTGAGGAGGCCTGGTCCCAGAAAGAGAAGTTCATTCACTCCAACCGCATGATTCTCAAGTTTAGAGAGGAACACATCTCTCGCCTGGAGAAGAGCCTAAAGGGTGGCCAGGGATTACTGTCTGACCCACAGAGCCAAGCCCTCGTCGACCAGCTCAAGGACGAGATCAAGATCCTTCGAGACCAG ATTGCGCATCACCCAAAGATGACCCGGTATGCAGCAGAGAACTACAGCCTCCGGGAGGAGAACCGGCAGCTCCGCTCTCTTGAGTCTGTGAGGAGAGCTAAAGAGGCTGCAGGCCAAGCTGCTGCAGAGCTAGAGGAGGAATTCCAGAGGGCTCTGGAGACTGAGTGGTCTGCTGGAG CTCAGCTGTCTTACTCCACTCCGGTAACTGCAGAAAACATTTCTGCCATATCCATGGAGAGGCTTAAGGCCCAGTTTCTCCAGAAACAGACGGAACTCACAGCCACCATCCAAGCCTTCGAAGAGTATAAGGAACTCACCAA GAAACAGATGTCAGAGTTGGAATCAGAGACGAGGTACCTGGATAAGTCCAACAAGCACCTGGAGAACATTCTGGAGGCCACAAAGGCTCACAAGAAACTGGAAGTTTCTCAGCTGAACAAGATCCACTTTGAAACTATCAAG ATTCTCACCACCCCCACCAAGGCCTACAACCTGCGGACCCGCCTGGTGCCACTCTCCAGCCCCGACCACCTGAACGTGAAcgggagaggagatgaagactTGGATGACATCCAGAGTGAGCAGCCTCCACCAGCTATGACTGAGATGGCCTGTGAGGCGCTGACTGAGGAGCTGCAACAGGTCCAG GAGCAAGCTAGTCAGATGCAGACTCTGCTGGACCAGGAGGAGCTGAAGAGCAGGAAGCTGCTGCAGCAGATTGTCAAGCTGGAGGAGCAGGTGACTGGGATGATGGAGGAGTTCAGCTGCAAGGATGAG CTGCTCTCCACTGAGCGAAGTGGCTGGAACCGAGAACAGCTGAGCCTGCAGGAGACTATTAGCAACCTGGAGCAGAACCTACAGGCAGAGAGAAGGACCAGGGAGG TTCTGAAGAGCGAGGTGCATGACCTGCGCCTGGTGCTGCAGTCCTCTGATAGGGAGCTGGCTGCTGTGAAGAAGGAGCTGTGTGAGGGCCAGAGTGAACAGCAGAAAGAGACGTCACACCTCTCTAGCAGCCTGATCAGCACTCAGCTACAGCTCCAAGAAGTCCA gcgGGAGTGGGAGCAGCTCCTAGAGCAGCAGCGGTCCCTGCAGGATGCCTTTGACCAGCTCCAGGCAGAGGCCAAGTTTGATGCAGACCAGTCCAGGCAGCAGCTAGAGGAGAAACGTCAGGAGGTCACAGCTCAGCAGGCCCAAATCACG GAATTGACAAACGCTCTGCAGTCTGAAAGAGAACACACCAGTAATCTGACCTCCCAGTTGAAAGAGGATAAAGAGAGCACTTTAGA AAAGCTTGTTCAGACAATGGAGCAGAATGCAGTGCTAAGAAAGCAAGTGTCTGACCTGACTACACAAAGCCAACAACAG GCTTCTAATATGGAAAGCCTTGAACAAAATCTGACAGCTGCCAATGGGACCATAACCAGTCTTGAGCAAAAGATTGCACAAGACAAA GAGTTTGTACTGGAGCTGATAAACCAGACCAGGGACCTCCGCAGTGAGCTGGGCGAAAAAGATCAGTGCCTCGCCATGCTGTCTGGAGATGTCAAAGACCTCACG GCTAAGTACAGTGCTGCttgctctgagagagaggagatcaaGGAACACAACAACAGGATGCAAGCAGAGCTCCTGAACCTGAGAGAAGCAGCAGAAAGGAAGGTAGCTTCTAATCTGATAGAG GTAGAGGTGCTTCAGGAGGAGGTGGTCTATGCCACTGAGGAGGTGGAGCGACTCACCAAGGTGTTAGATGAGCAGGCAGGTCTTCTCCAAGCTTCACAGGATCAGACTGCTCAGAAGGAGGCTATCATCCAAACTCTCCAGGAGAAG TTAAAACAACAGCAAGAAGCGGTTGAGAGGACTGTCCGAGGCGAGAGTGCCAATCGTATTCCACAGTCATCCGTCACCCCTAAAGTGCTGCCACAG ACACCTCACACCCCCCGGAGCTTCAACACTGATCTGAGCCAGGTGCTGGAGTGCCAGGAGAGGGAGCTGGAGAACCGACGCTCCTCCATGTTGACTATGGAAGTGCTCCTCACTGAGCTCAACTCGGAAAGAGCCGCCAAGAACGAGGAGATCCAGAGGCTCAAG GGTCAGCTGAATGAGAAGGAAATTATGCGACTGGAGATCCAAGTTCTTCTTGACCAGTTCTACACCAAGCAGAACCAACTGGCTCAGAATGAAAACACAAATTG TGAAGTTTTAAATGAGGCCATTCATCAGAATGTCTTGAGGGAGCTGCAGGAGGAGAGGCGTGAAAAG AGCACAGTAATACAGAGGCTCACTGAAGCTCGGGAAAG ACTGCAGAGTCAGGAATCCCTACTGGCCCAGTCTCACATCTGTGTCCAGGAGCTGACTAATGAGCTGAGGAATCGCTGcctggagctcagagagctgagCACTAAGGAGCACGACAAGGAGAGACTGCTTCAG GAAGTGGAGGTTCTTCGGAAGCAGGTTGACCACTTGTCTGAGGAGAACGGCAAGCTTGTGGGCCATAAGAACCATAAGCAGAGGATTGAGTACCTGGTTAAGCTAAAAAAGGAGAATACCAAACTTCAAGAG gaaaatgAAAAACTCAGATCGGAAATGAGTGTGCGAGAAAATGCATGA